CCCGTGGCCTTAATGCGTTCTCCTTTTGGGACCCACCGCGTCAACCAACAACCAACGCCAACGGCAGCGAGATAATGGCAAAGCCGTAAATTGGAGCTACGAAAGGATCCTTTATGGAACCCGAGAAAAAAATCTCTGCCTTCGCTTTCCAACATCTGGCTGGCGCCAATAGGCTGCGGTAGCGTAAAGCGCTCACGTGGCCTAATGAACTCAGGACCGTAGACGATAGAAGGTGGACTAATGACGCATCGGGAGTGGGTCCGACATCACTTGATCGGCTGTGGTCCGCTGAGCCACGATGGCTATGTATTGTACTTGCCATACGGAGCTTTGTATTCCACACGCGCGTGTTTAGAGATCGACGGCTCAGATCTATTTTCCGAACATCTCTACCATCTTTCATCATATAAATATCACCGAACCTCGCTTCTCCCAGGTCAGTCGCCGGAAGAGAgagaattctctctctctctcgctcacgcTCACGCTCACTAGGGTTTTTTTGGCGGGTTTGTGACTTGGGTTTAGGGGATAGATGCTGCTTCGAAGCTCATCGACGCCGATACCGAACTCATGGATCCCTCAATCGAAGGAATCGTCTCCGGAGCCCGAGATAGTTCACCAGTTTCCGAGGACTCGATCGATCAGCCTGACGACGTCGTCGCTGGGGTCGTTTGCTTCGTGGGAGGACTTGACGAGAAGGATGAGTCGAGCAGCCTCGGAGACTGATCTCAGAGACGTATCGGCGGTCGCGAAGAAGAAGCCACCGTCTGCCGTGAGGCATGGCAGGGTCTCGGCGACGTCGGTTGAAGAGAGGGTGCTGAGACTGACTTCGTTGGATCGGCTGTTGTCGAGCTCTGGGTTGGAAGACGGGTGTGAAGTTGGAGCGAAAGATCAGGGTTCGGTGAGTGTGTTGGTTGGTGGGGCCGTTGGAGGCGGTGGTGGACAAATCTGTGGTGGCGGGGGAGGAGGAGGATCTGGCGGTGGAGATGACGGGAGTTCTGGGAATTGGGATTCGAACCACGGGAACGATAGTACGGATGTTTATTACCGGAAGATGATCGAGGCTAACCCAGGGAACGCTCTCCTTCTTGGCAATTACGCCAGGTTTTTGAAAGAGGTATTGTGTTCTCTATTGCCAAAGCCTTCATTGAATTCGTAGGTTTGATTTGTAATTTCTTGCTTTTTTTGGTGACTGAGAAGTTATAGCGAAAGGAGAACATTCACTTTACTGATCCAAGAAAAATcgggaaaataaaataagtaatttCACTATCTCTTTTCAACTCCTTTTTAACAGAAacaccaagcaattgaaagaTCCGATTTTGTTCTCGTAGGGGctagtaattaattaaaattgcTATATGATGATTTCTAATGTGTCAATTGGGAATGGAAACAGGTTCGTGGAGATTTTGTGAAGGCAGAAGAGTACTGCGGAAGAGCAGTTCTGGCGAATCCAAGTGACGGAAACGTATTGTCTTTGTACGCTGACCTGATATGGCATAGCCACAAGGATGCTCGTCGCGCTGAGAATTACTATGATCAAGCCGTTAAAGCTGCTCCTGATGACTGGTAACTCACTCATTTTGCACGTTCATGGCAGATAATTGCCTCAATTGCTTTTTTAGAATCAGTTATGTTTTGAGGGCTTATGAGAGCTAAGTTGGTTTGATGCTTTGATTGTGCAGTTATGTACTAGCTTCCTATGCTCGATTTCTTTGGGATGCTGAGGAAGTAGAGGAGGATAAGGCAGAAGAAGTTACAAAAATAACATCACCACCTTCCAATTTCTTTCAGGGAGCTCCTCCACCGCCTCCTGTAGCTGCTGCTTCTTGAGCTTTGTTCTCAGTTTACATTGCCTCCACAGCCCTCTCACTCATGCTTTCTTGTAAATTGTTGATATGTCGCTTTTTGGCGTcggattttcttcttttttcttttgttattaaACTTTGCTGTGCCCTTTCTGGACCTGAACTAGTTGTAAGAGAATGAAAATAAATGAAACGATGATGGGTTCTTTTCCTGTAACTGAACTAGTTGTAAGAGAATGAAAATAAATGAAACGATGATGGGTTCTTTTCCTGTAATCTCTCTCTCCTTTTGTTGTGTTGGCTTTCTCTGATTGAATTAAGTGCTTCTTTTGTTCATCTTTGATAGGTTAAGTTGTACTTGAGAAGTATAGCCTGGGCTGAAAAAACTTCTGCTCTTCCCTAGGGGTGCATTTGGTTTGGTGGCTAAGATTTATACGATTAGATTAGACTGAAGTAGATTGAACTGGACTggatataattattattttgaactGAATTGCATTGAATTGGACTggctataattattattttcttccgTGGTTGAATCGTAGGGCTCATTGAATAGGCTAgttattcaaaatatcaaaatgctCTCATCCCATGTTCCCTAAATTCATTTCCCCCAACTTAAAACTACCCAAGCTCACCCACAAgcttattagaaaaaaaaataaaaagccgAGGGAACAGCAAGAAAATCAAAATCTGGTAAAACCTAACTAGCTAGATAGGCATTTGTTGTTGTCCTCATCACTATTTTGCCTCAATCACCTCCTTAATTTTGTAAATTTCAATATGCTGACTTTTCAAGTTTCCACCAAAGTGGCTGAACCAAAGCTAGAGAAACCCCACAGTTGCTGAACCAAAGCTAGAGAAACCCTTGATCCTTCTATCTCCTTCCCCTAATTTTGAACAAACTGTGAAATTGAAGAATGTAAAACTAGACTACAATTACCTCATCACCCATGGAATGTACCTCTTCCTATTACCTCTTATAGTCAGCATTGTGGCCCAACTCTTCACATTCTCACTCCAAGATGTCCATTACCTTTCACAGCAGTTCTGATGCAATCTCATTTCCAGTGACCCTTCGCTCCACCACCCTTGTCCTTCTATACACTCTATTTCCCTACTCACTCCCTCCCTGTTTATCTTGTTGATTTCTCATGCTTTAAGCCCAAAGATGCTTGTAAATGCCAGAGGCAAATTTTCATGGAGTGAACCCAACTGACTGACAGGTACatccattgaggaaaatcttGAATTCCAAAGGGAAATTCTTTGAGAGATCAGATCTTGGTGAATCAACTTACCTGCCATAACTATTCTGAACATTCCTCCAAATCCATTAATGGTAGAAGCGAGAGAAGCCAAGATGGTATTTTTTGTTGCTTTTGGTTGCCTTCTTGAGAAAATCTCTCTAAATTCGATAGATATCAGTAAACTAATTGTGAATTATAGCTTGTTTAATCCCATACCTTCTCTATCTGCAATGGTTGTCAGATCTAGGGTTTTGAGGTTTGAAGCAAGTCTCGCTAGAAGATCCCATTTCTAGTGATTTGGTCATGTTGGAGAATCCAGGGCCAGAAAGATGAAGACTGTTCATTTCCCATGCCTGATTGCAGGGGGGTTGCCGCATTGTTGTATATTCTTCTTGTGTGTTACACCAAACATGGGCTAAGGGCCTTTAGCTTGGCTTAGCTTAGCTGGCAAAACAAACACACCCTTTTTATGTAACAGTTCTTTAGGTCTTCAAAATGGTGATTTTTTTAGAAGTATATGCCAACAAAAATTTGAGCAAAAAAGGTGTTTAGAGGCTTGCGTAATTAGGAACTGGGTATTGAATGGGGTTAAGACTTAATCAATATGTGGGTTTTGCAAGCAAATTGATTCTTAGCTGAGGACATCCTAATGAGAGAGAGGTTCCGCAGGCTCATTTACATTTGGAAACTCCAGAAAAACGCCTACATTTGAGAACAAGTGATTTCTATTTTTTGTAAATTGTATTTAAATCTAGGCAGAGGGCAGAGTAGCCAACAGGATTTGCATCAACCCAGTCAGCATTTTTCAGCAGTAGACGTTTCCATTCAGCAGCCAATTGAACACAGCAGTGAGGAGAATGCAGCTGTGTTGACTTTTAACGTCTAATATTGGGTAGGATTCAAGTTGCTGTGGGGGATGCGGCCGCATTAGATGATTTCACCTTGTAGACAATGAAATCCAGAAAACAGAGTAGCTGTAGGCTTGATCAATAGTCAAATGACCTGGCTCTTCCCTTTGTTTTATGTCACTCTAGTCAATGATAGAAATAAATGAGGTCAGTACGTCGGATGACTTTAAGCTGGGTAAGCTTGAATCCACAAAACttttcagcattttttttttGGACAAAACCTTTCAGGGTTGAataataatcaaaatcttgaaCAAGCAATTACCGTGGAAGTATGAAAGAATGCCTGAAGAAGGAAGGAGCTCAAAGCCTAAAACCCATCTCAAAAGAGACAAAGCCATTGCAGCATCCCTAGTTTTTGGCTTGTTAGTTTCATCTCCGACCATGTTTAATAACCCCTGCAAATCTCCCTTAGGCTACTTTCTAATTATTGATTCTATTTGGCACAACTTTTGGGATTCTTTCTCTTGCTTGAGTCTTTGAACTCCTAAAATGGGAGAAATCCTTTAGGAGCATTCTAATGGATGAATTTGCAGCAGTTTTGATGAAAATATTCACATTTAGATATGTATTATTGAGACTTGTACTTTTTCCTTCAGTACTATTATCTGTTTAGAAGAACATATCATAATGTTTTATGGGTATCATCTTTGGTGTTCAAGCTTCTTGGCATTCATTTTTGGAGCAAAGCATTAAAATCAGGGGTTAACAGTTTTCTGTAGGCAAACTCAGGTCTCTGTGTGTTGTGAATTATGGCTCACATTCAAAAGAAAAGCATGAATGGAAATCAAAGTGCTGCAGTTTAGCAGTTGcaatattttttgttttgtctgaaaccgtcgacggttttgttctGGGCAGCAAggctaaatttaaaatttgaatatgaacgttaagttggttgggttttggggggaaacctccgaaggAAACTTTATTTATACACTTGTCTAAGTGTATTGAGAGAAGAAGATCATtgtgtattgtattgtattgtctTCTTTGACATTTACATAGTGAAAAcctttgtcgattgctcccgtgggtgtaggcattgccgaaccacgtaaatctttgttgttgttgttcttgctttTAGATATACTGCATGTGTGTGTTCCATATTCGTTTTTCACTAGTTGCTGCGTTTAAATCTGCTGTGCAAATACTACTTCATACacaataattggtatcacaacattgttgttatggcatcgggcaCTTCATCCgcaaaatttgatgttgtcaaaatttgatggaaccggaaacttcggtttgtggcagaggagagtgaaagatttgcttatgcagtaagggatggtgaaggccttgtatggtgttcaatcggaaagtatggatgaggctaattggAAAGAATTAGAAGCAAAGGTTGTTTCTACAATACGATTGTGTGTGACCGACGAAGTACTCTATCATGtaatggaggaagattctcctgCGGCTATGATACATGTCCAAATCCCTAActaacaaattatttcttaagcaacGTCTTTATTGTCTTAAGATGGTGAATGATTCAAacttgaatcaacacatcaactcatttaatcaaatcataagtgatttaatgcgggttgatgtaaaatttgaaaataatgataaaacGTTGATGTTGTTGAATTCCTTGCCAGCGACACACACATATGAGAACCTAGTTACTACTCTTACATGGGAGAAAGAGACTCTAAActtagaagaggtgacaagtgctttgttggggtttcatcaaaggttgaaaatctGCAATGAAAATTCACACGGAGAatgacttgtggtgaaaggtaactatGATCATGGAAGAGGAAAATTTAGAAATGGATCGAGTAAAAAATCTCAAACTCAattcaagaagaaaaaggatatccggTGTTATAAGTACGGTAAAAAGGGACAcattaaaccggagtgtccaaattggaagaaaggaaatacTGAAAAGAATGAAGGaacttcaaaatcagcaaatgtagttcaagaagaaaattcaatttgcagtgatggtgatgtactttcagTTTCATCGGGGTTGGATCGCCTCACGGACTCATGGATCCTAGACTTGGCATGTtattaccatatgactccaaataaggagtggttcaacacctacaggttggtaaattcaggttcagttcttatgggcaatgatgtctCTTGTAAAATCATTAGCATTGGAagtgttagaattaaaatgtttgatggtgttgtgagaaccttgAATGATGTAAGACACATACCGGACCTACAAAGGAGTCTCATttcacttggcactttggattgtaacggattcaattacaagtccaaaggtgagATTATGAAAGTGTGCAAAGGTAATCtgatagtgatgaaagggcaaaagttagatgaaaatatttatacactGCAGGGAACTATTGTTGTAAGTGGAGCTACAGCCGTaaattctaaatttgatgaaactgttttgtggcatatgcggcttGGGCATATGGGCGAGTATGGTttgaaagaacttcacaagaggaaactcttgaaagatATGAAAGCATGTAAGCTGAATTTTGcaaattttgtgttcttggaaagcAAAATAGGGCACAATTTAAATCAGCTATTCACAAGACGGAATgtattcttgattacatacattctgatGTTTAGGGGCTTGTTAGAGTGGCATCACGGGGAGGACAtgtttattttgtgagttttgttgacgactactcacagaaagtctgggtatacttcatgcggcacaagtctgaTACATTTGTCAGGTTTAAGTTGTGAAAAGTTAAAGTAGAAACCTAaacggggaggagaatcaaatgcttcaggtcagacaatgggaccgagtacactaattctaggttcatggagttttgtgagcaacagagcattaagagacatttcaTTGTTCATCGGACACCGTAGCAAAACGGTGTgactgaaaggatgaaccgaactctaacTAAAAGAACTCAgtgtctcaggcttaatgcagggctaccgaaaAACTTTTAtgccgaggcagttagtatggcttATTTCttgataaaccgatcaccaagggcatcactagagagGAAAGTGacagaagaggtatggacggaAATTGTAGTAGATTATTctagattgaaggtattcggttgTCCTGCCTATGTGCATGTGTTTAGTGAGGAGAAATCGAAGCTTGACATAAAGTCTAGACGCTgtatctttttgggatatcaaaagggtgtgaaagggttcaaaaTATGGGATCCAATGATAAACAAGGTAGGGATCAAtagggatgtagtttttgatgagaaaTCTATCGTGAGGCGTACTCAAGTTGATGATGAAgagaaacaggagccagaaaacTAGAGCAGAGacgaacatgttgtgcaggtagaGTTAGAAACTCAGGACAATAATAATGATCTTAGTCCTAcagttgcagggagttctagctcgggaaaccagcaagtctACAATATTCCTATACAGAAATCTagacgcactatcagaccactgccaaggtatgggtttgaagagttagtatcttatgctttcattaccagtTGTAAtaatccaactacttttcaagaggcagtgcacggccaggagaaaagtaggtggatgggtgctatgattAAGGAAAtagagtcattgcataagaatcaTACTTGGGAGTtagtggagcttccaaatgggaagagggagataggttgcaaatgggtatataggaagaaagaagcaatttcagaaaaggaaggagagaaattcaaggcacggttagtggcaaaggggtactcacagaaaaatgaaataaattatgaTGAAATATTTTCACGTGTGAtccgacacacttccatcagggcaATGTTGGGGTTAGTAGCTTATTATGATCTGCATTTGAAACAAatagatgtgaagacgacatttctccatggtgactttgaggaacatatttatatggtacagccaaagggatttagtgaatcagggcaagaacacttagtttgcaagttgaagaagtctctttacgggctgaaatagtctccaaggcaatgatataaaagatttgattcctatatgatcaagagAGGCTACAGaaaatgtgagtatgactgctgcatGTATGTGAAgaaacttgatgatggttctctaaTTTTCTTATtactatatgtcgatgacatgttaatagatGTGAAAggtttaactgaggtaaatcagttaaagggtttgttgcataaagagtttgagatgaaggatcttggtctagccaagaagatacttgggatggagattcgccagGACAAAATTGCAGGGaggttatggctatctcagggcggttatgtggagaagatgttggaaaggtttagcatgactgatgctaaactggtatgtacacctctagcaagTCACTTTAAATTATCTACTGTTGAATGCCCAAGTATAGATGATGATATcagggacatgtcaaaggtcccctatactAGCACTGTgtggagtttaatgtatgccgtgatgtgtacaagaccagacttgacacatgcagtgagtgtggtgagtaagtttctctctaatccaagtatacaacattgggaagccgtcaaatggattttcaaatactTATGGGGTACTTCTAGTTAtagcatcatgttcggcaagtaacgggatagtccattagttgtggggtttgttgatgctgattatgcaggggatatggatgacaaaaggtctacaacgagttatgtctttacccttgtgggaggacctatatgttggaggtccatggtataaTCCTTAGTGACATTATTTACAACTGAATCTGAATACATGGCAGTTGCCGAAACTGCAAaagaagccttatggcttaccggtttggtcaaagagctgggtGTACATCAAAGTGGGGTTGTGCTACATTGTGACAGTCAAAGCGCTatctacttggcgaagaatctagtgtaccatgctagaaccaagcatattgatgtaaggttccgtaaggttcgggaattgattacttcaagtgaacttgtattggagaaggttcacacatctgaaaacGCAGCGGACATTTTGACAAAACCGGTTACTACtaataagttcaagcattgcttggacttgcttcatgtctccaagtgccaGAAGGGAGATGGACCCAACCTAACgttccaagttcaaggtggagcatcgGGTTCATATTTTTGGTTTCTTCTAAGGGCCAtatgttcgccaaggtggagTTTGCTTTGAATTATGTCTCACATTCAAAAGAAAAGCATGAATGAAAATCAAAGTGCAGCAGTTCAGCAGTTGCAGTATTTTCTGTTCTGTCTAAAACCATTGACGGATTTCctgaaactatcgacggttttgttCTGGGCATCGAggttgaattcaaaatttgaatatgaacgttaagttggttgggttttggaggAAAACCTCTGAAGGAAACTTTGTTTATACGCTTGTCTGAGTGTATTGAGAAAAGAAGATCATTGTGTGTATTGTATTGTCTTCTTTGACATTTATATAGTGAAAACCTTATCCAATTGctaccgtggatgtaggcattgccaaatgtcacggtccgcctttttcacatcgttgtgaagggccgtgcggcgctagctaaagcactcttgcttaactagccagccttttgtttaccaacattcatccacgaagcactttcattaacattcaatcagatagcagcggaaataataatcaattcatgaaagtcgtggcaaccaagcagtaaatattgaagcaaacgtaattcattaacaaatcctccgttgacatgttgtacttagcgagggaggcaagtaggctaagcacgttgacaattgctagtgagttttacaatgactgatgaacactcaccctcccctaaagagctttctaggccattctcactctagcactaggaaacatcaaagtgaccgaggagtcatactgccttatttggcttacaatgaaataaatactagaaaataaccctacactagtatttacatgatggaaacccatcccaaacacacgagataagcggtcataggcaagcataatgccctgaacaagcttagcccgtgacaccaaaccacgtaaatctttgttgttgttgttcttgctttcagATATACTGCATGTGTGTGTTCATATTTGTTCTTCACTAGTTGCTGCGTTTAATTCCGCTGTGCAAATACTACTTCATACACAACAGCGTGTGCCATGAAAGTGCTGGGTTTCTTCCATTTCTTTGGGTCTATGTGCTTATTTTTCATACCATTTGATATCTCCACTGCCAGTGAGCCATCAGTTGGTAGGATTTATCCAGGGTTTCAAGGGTCTCATAATAATTTGATAGATAATTTGGGAATGTTTTTTATCTCCAACAGCTTTAATTTTGCCTTTGGTTTTTCTGCTACCCAAGACTCTAGTTCATATCACTTATGTGTAGTTCAAATGATGAGTCGGATAGTTGTCTGGACTGCGACTCAAGGCTCAGAGGTTGGAAATTCTGATAAATTTGTGTGACACAAATGGTAATGTCTACTTGGAGAAGGAGGGAAGAATGGTTTGGTCTACTAATACTGCAAGTGAAGGAGTTACTGCCATGGAGTTACAGGACTTGGGCAATTTAGTTTTACTTGGTAATGATGCTGTGGCAATTTGGCAAAGTTTTAGCCATCCCACTAACACCCTTTTGCCaactcaagtttttttttttcctaacaaAATGAGGCTTGTAAGTAATCCCAACAACAATTACTTGAGTTTTTACCTTGAATTGAAATCTGGAGATGCAGTTCTTTATCGAGGATTCCAAAATCCACAACCTTATTGGTCTCTGGCTAATGATGTGAAGAAAATCATTCACAATACTGGGGAAGTCATTTCATTTTCCATTACTTACAATTCGTGGGTTTTCTTTGATCAAAGTCAAACTGTTGTCTGCA
This window of the Malania oleifera isolate guangnan ecotype guangnan chromosome 6, ASM2987363v1, whole genome shotgun sequence genome carries:
- the LOC131158775 gene encoding uncharacterized protein LOC131158775, with amino-acid sequence MLLRSSSTPIPNSWIPQSKESSPEPEIVHQFPRTRSISLTTSSLGSFASWEDLTRRMSRAASETDLRDVSAVAKKKPPSAVRHGRVSATSVEERVLRLTSLDRLLSSSGLEDGCEVGAKDQGSVSVLVGGAVGGGGGQICGGGGGGGSGGGDDGSSGNWDSNHGNDSTDVYYRKMIEANPGNALLLGNYARFLKEVRGDFVKAEEYCGRAVLANPSDGNVLSLYADLIWHSHKDARRAENYYDQAVKAAPDDCYVLASYARFLWDAEEVEEDKAEEVTKITSPPSNFFQGAPPPPPVAAAS